The following nucleotide sequence is from Ferruginibacter lapsinanis.
ACAATGATATTAAATGAAGGCATCTATGATGATAACTTAATACTGTCAAAAAACAACATTGTTGAAATGCAAAAGAACAGGGTACCTGCTGATGCTACCATTGCCTACTCGCCTGCAGAAGCCGGTAGCTGGGGGTATGGGTTTGGCGAATGGATAATGGATGGTGCAACAAGCGAAATAAGAAGTAATGCAGTTTCCAGCCCCGGATTGTTCGGAAGTTTCCCCTGGGTAGATAACAACAAAAAATATGCAGCCTTCTTAATGACCTTTAATATAAAGAGTAGGGGCAGAAATGAAAAATACAGAGAGCTGAAAAAATTAGTGGACGAAGAAATTGGCAATTAATATCAATTCTCAATTTATTATTTTATTTTTCCGGTATGTACGAACGTAAAAGTGATAAACTTGCCCCAAGAAAAATTTTCTATCAACGCTTGTGGAAGAATGCAACAGTCAGCTTTTTTATTTTAGCTTTCTGCCTGGCAGTAGGTGTTGTAGGATATAAATTTTCTATTAAAGAATTTGATTGGTATGACAGTTTATTAAATGCCTCGATGATCTTGAGTGGTATGGGGCCTGTTATTGATTCAAAAATAGTATTGACAAATACAGCAAAAGTATTTGCATCGGTATATGCCTTATTTAGTGGTGTAATGTTTATAACAATCATCGGTATTTTAATTGCTCCTATTGCACACAGATTTTTCCATAAGTTACATTTGGAAGATGATAAATAATAATACCAATAATACCACATTAGTAAAACAACATGCCAGCCAGCTAGGTTTTGATTTTTGTGGTATTGCAAAAGCGCAGCTGTTAAGTGAAGATGCACTCCGATTAGAAAGCTGGCTCAGTAAAGGAATGAACGGCAGCATGCAGTATATGGCCAATCATTTTGATCTGCGTATCGATCCGTCCAAATTAGTTCCGGGAGCAAGATCTGTGATAACATTATTGCTAAATTATTTTCCTGATAAACAACAAAATGATAATGCTCCAAAAATTGCAAAATATGCTTTTGGAAACGATTACCATGAAGTAATCAGAGAAAAACTAAAAATATTTTTAACACTGATCAGAAAAGATATCGGAGAAATAAACGGAAGAGGTTTTGTTGATAGTGCTCCGGTATTAGAAAGAAGTTGGGCACAAAGGTCAGGTCTTGGATGGATAGGTAAGAACGGGAATTTGATCAATAAACAAATGGGCAGCTTCTTTTTTATTGCCACATTGATCGTTGATATTGAACTGGAATATGATGATGCGTATGCAAAAGATTATTGCG
It contains:
- the queG gene encoding tRNA epoxyqueuosine(34) reductase QueG, producing the protein MINNNTNNTTLVKQHASQLGFDFCGIAKAQLLSEDALRLESWLSKGMNGSMQYMANHFDLRIDPSKLVPGARSVITLLLNYFPDKQQNDNAPKIAKYAFGNDYHEVIREKLKIFLTLIRKDIGEINGRGFVDSAPVLERSWAQRSGLGWIGKNGNLINKQMGSFFFIATLIVDIELEYDDAYAKDYCGSCSKCIDNCPTDAILPDKVIDGSKCISYFTIELKDALIPDTMKGKFDNWMFGCDVCQDICPWNRFSTPNKELNFTPIPEILNFTTNDWEELTEESFKTIFRHSPLKRSKWQGIKRNLQFIAQ